AAATCCTTATCATCATTACTAAAATAGGTAGAGGTAACCTAGCCAGCCCAATCCAAATCCAAAataagcaaattatttttttttttcaaaatgaatttattacatatattactTTCCGAGAGCGTGAAAGAATGATAATTTATCACTGGAATTAGATCCAAAGTCCATAGAATTCAGAACTGAACGTAGTGAGTGTTCTTAGATTTTATTCCAACACAGTAACGGACTTTAACTTTAAATTGTCAGTACCTTCTTTTCCTGAGAGCAAGTGAAACAAGAGGGTGCTAAACATGATTTGGAAACGTAGCACTGAAACCAATTGAAAATACTAAGGTGTTTATTTTCACACAATATTAATCTTAAATTCAAGTCGTAAATATAGGTATGAAACATTAGCCTTCAGAtcacaaaacataaaacatttaaaTGAACGTGACTTCTCACAAATCCTTAATTTTTTGGGATACACAAGCTCTTTACAGACACGGCCGCAAAGCCACACCATCTTTGTTTATtagacttaaaaatttaccaatattcttaatatttttataaatatgttcaTTATGTTGTAGTAACAATGTTCATTAGGTATTGGATATAATTTACCAAAACTTCAAATGTGcataaataactaaaaatataaaaaagttataaatgTTTGGAGACGGCCACAACTTTCCATGTGAGTATCATCATCTGCCCCTAATATAATAGTCTAAAGAATGTTTCAATAAAGAAGAGCCTTACGTTTTCCTCAATTGAAGACATGAAATCAATCACAAAAACAACTGTTTAAAAAACTACATGATTCCAGATTTGTTGATTCCAAGCGCAAGTCCACAGTCCGAGAATCAGTGCTCAGACATTTGTGCCAAGTGGGAGTATCGCATGTTGACCTGGATGGCATTCGCAAACAATTTGCAATCTTCAACTTGCATCGAGATGGCTTTGAAAGCGCACCACGATGGTATTCTGGGGATGCACCGGTAAGAGACTAAAAAAgttctttaaccctttcactgccattgatgactttgtcaaaattttaaaaaggaaaatatctttCGAAATCAATCAAATTATAGAAATTGCTATTCATTGGAAAGCCCTTGAAAAGAACTTTTCCATAAATATCAACAAACTAGAGTTTGTACAGTCTTGAAAGACTGCTATATCAGAGGCTTTGTTGAATTCACCActcgcagtgaaagggttaaagttaaatcaaattttaaaaaatatatatatacaggtttaagGAGAGATCTCAAGGCTTAGAAATTCTGTTTCGTTGAGAACTCCTAACAAGCTTTCTATCCATTCATTCATGAGAAATTTTCATCACTATAACAAATATACTACAAGAGCGTAAACTCGTTTTCTTTTTAATAGCACTAGTATAGCCACGATGGTATTCTGGGGATGCACCAGTAAGAGACTAAAAAAGTTCTTTAAAGTTAAatcaaatttacaaaaaaatatatatatacaggtttaagAAGAGATCTCAAGGCTTAGAAATTCTGTTTCGTTGAGAACTCCTAACAAGCTTTCTATCCATTCATTCATGAGAAATTTTCATCACTATAACAAATATACTACAAGAGCGTAAACTCGTTTTCTTTTTAATAGCACTAGTATAGCCACCTTCTCACTATTACTAGCCAAACCCTATCCCCTAAGAATATATTCACCTTACAATATACTAAAGGGCTAAATAAAAGTACTTACAATATACTAAAGGGCTGAATAAAAGTACTTCTCACGTTATCAATATGTTTCAGGgaaccaaaatttaatcattaggTAAATTACTTTTCCAAAATGACGTACTTCTTAAACTTTAGAATTGATTATGCACTGATTCTTACCTGTTTCATGAGAATGTCTGTAATTATAGGATGTAGTGAATAACAAGTACTGGGCAGTCAATGACGTGGAACAGCTGGACACAAGCAAGCACCACTGGTATACTCATGGCTTGCCAATGTGGCCCCTCCCATACCAAGACTTGGCCAACGCATCGACTCCAAAAATTCTATCCATCCCCAAAAAGAAACCCATTGACTGGCCAAACTACGGGATGGCAACGCCTATTTACTATGCTGCAAAGGCTTGGAGAAATCAGGTAATGCTTCTTACACCATCtctatttttaccatttttctatATATGTCATTTACGCAAGAAACTTTTCCCAAAATGATGAAAGATACCTTAAATCTCtttgtttaccttttttctttatatgtgaTCTATACACAAAACTTTTGACAAAATAATGAAAGACAccttaattctcttttttttttctttttgccttttttctttatatgtgatttataaacaaaacttttgaCAAAATGATGAAAGGAGATATCagcttttctttattatattttgaaataggTTGTGAGCATAATAAAATCACTAATCTAAATAGAGGAAAATTGTCCAGGCTCAAGGTTCTTTACACATATGTAATTGGATATCTGTCATAAGGTTACTACACTATGGAAAAGACAATACTATGGATCTGTACACCAAATTAACTTGAAAAATAACTCCCaatcatatattatgtaaatatctcGCCAAGCTCTGAGAACCACCAAATCAATAGTTCAATAGTTATAAATCATAAGTCAATAAGATCTAAATTTTTAGTCATACTAATTATGGAAAAcagagaataataaataaaaatgggaAATAAGTTTACAGAGCTAAATTTCACTTAACTGCAAACATTAAAAATCCTTTTACTCCACAACACCCAATTACTGAGATGTTTTGTTTCTTATCTATTCCCCTTGCACCTCCAGGCTTGGAGCCTTGAAGAATTCTTCCAACAGATGAAGAAGAAATCTCCTTTCAAAAGTCACAAAGATTACCACAAACTAGCCAAGTCACTGGTCGAGACAATTGATAGCCAGCAGGTTGAAAACTACAGCGAGTGGCCATTCTTCAAATATTCTCTTAAGTCAATGGCCCAATCAATGGTAAGACTTTTTCTGGTCAAAATATACCCCAATATCTTTTTATAATGTTCAATATGTAATGTGAAGCATAAAAAACCTAACCTATattctcttgaatatatatatacacacacacatatatatatagatataaaaataaatatatataaacaaatatatttatatatatatacatattaatacatgtgtatatataaatatatataaataaatatatttatacatatacatacatatataaatattaatacgtgtatatatatatacatatatatatatatatatatatatatatagagagagagagagagagagagagagagagagagagagagagagagagagagagagagagagagagagagagagagagagagagtgtttaaacttccataaatgatatacaaaaAATTAATCCTGCAAAGGATAACCAGAGTAAGTAGGCCTGCACGCAACATCAACTCCTGTACCacgacaaaaacaataacaaaagaaaaaaaaaacgctgctCTAAATTAATCCCATATCGTCAATACAGGTAAGACGCAACAAAGGCCTCTGTCCAGATGAGCTTTACATCTACTTCCGAATGACCCCTTGCCATCCGAAGGAGGCCCAGCATCTCTCCTGCACCCAGGCAGCTCTGGCCGCTAGGACAATCCTGACGGAGATAAACTGCCGCGCTACAGACGTCATTGTTGGGTACACAGAGGTGAGCAAACTTTCGTGGAATGTATAAAGTGTATCATACATCAAATGAAACACTGGGTGTTCTATTACTTCATATCAAGAAATATTTAAATtgggaaaaaatatacatattggttctcaatattatataaaaatatatttttgatgttCTATTGTTTTACGTCAACCAATAttctaataggaaaaaaaatatgcatattgtTTCTTAACAGCATATAAAAATCTTTTTGTGGGGATTCTAAGAACTCAGAGTAAAGGATTGCACAGTAGTTAAAACTATACTCCTTAGTTCATTATGGTTGTTTACAGTTAATTTATACCAAATTTAGGAGATATATTCAAAAGCTTCATCTATGACAATAGCCATTTTGTATCGTCATATTTAAACACTCATTCCAATCCAAGCCAACCAAGACCTTCTAGAGATCAAGTGCTGTGTCTTAGAGAGGGTAAACCCTAGAGGACTTATGCACTTATCTACTTATAAAAAATGTATGAAGGATTATAGAATGTCAATAAAAAGGGGAATCTGTTCCCCGTTTCCtatcaaataataaaataactCCTTAGGAGAcggattattaaaatttatttaaaaatagtGAATTGTCCGTCaagaatgacgactaaatatttaaaaaaaaaaaaaaaaaacacacacacacacacacaagcaccccattctcacccgggtatgactaaaTCCTCTCCCTCCTGCCCCAGGGACAGGGAGCGCCGAGCGCGACCGGaaagatatagatacagatatagatatatagatataaatataatataatatatatatatatatatatatatatatatatatatatatatatatttattttatatttacccACATAAACCACATTCATGCAAGGACTTCATGAAGAAAATACATTAAAATGAAACATTAAACAGAAAAAATATAGGACTGGCATCGAGGCCTATTTCTATCATTCACGCAAATCCTTCATCCGGATATCATAACATCCGGGGAAATCTCCCCAGCCTAAAAGATCTCTCGCTACACCCGATGGTCCCCAAAgcgtatttcaaaaaaaaaaaaaaaaaaaaaaaaaaaaaaaaaaaaaaaaaaaaaaaaaaaaaaaaaaaaaaacaatgtttgcaAAGCTAACAATGTCGATAACCCTCGAACAACTTGATGTAATGTACAAAGGACTATAATGGCCCTCCGGAAATTTCGTGTAAACTGGCACCccgcaaaaaatatatatatattttttctaacgaGCAGCCATGTTGCACTGCtactatcagattttttttttctgactttcaCTCTCCTCTACGTACAtccctttccattttttttcttcaattatttcCTAAATTTTAAAAGGGTCAAAGACAAAATATCACTCTAACGgcataaccattgttctcttgtcagtTTTGGCTTGGCTGATCAATCAGGCTGAGTTTTCGTCTAGTTAATCAATCAGGCTGTATTTTGGCTTGGCTCATCGATCGGGCcgagttttagcttggctaatcAATCAAGTAGATATGTGGCTTGGCTAATCAATTGGGCTGAGTTACGGTTTAGCTGCTATATCGAGCTCAGTTTTGGCTCGGCTGATCAAACGGGATGATCAATCGGCTGAATTCTGGCTTCGCTGATCAATTAGGCCGAGTTTTGGCTTGTCTGATCATTGGCCTGAGTTTTGGCTTGGTTGATCAATTGGGCTGAGTTTTGGTTTGACTGATTAATTGGGCTGATTTTCAGCTTGGTTGATCAATCAGGGAGAGTTTTGGCTTGGCTGATCAATCAGGCTGTTTTGGTTTGACTGATTAATTGGGCTGATTTTCAGCTTGGTTGATCAATCAGGGAGAGTTTTGGCTTGGCTGATCAATCAGGCTGAGTTTTGGTTTGACTGATTAATTGGGCTGATTTTCAGCTTGGTTGATCAATCAGGGAGAGTTTTGGCTTGGCTGATCAATCAGGCTGAGTTTTGGTTTGACTGATTAATTGGGCTGATTTTCAGCTTGGTTGATCAATCAGGGAGAGTTTTGGCTTGGCTGATCAATCAGGCTGAGTTTTGGTTTGACGGATTAATCTAGTTGATTTTTGGCTTGGTTGATCAATTAGGCTGAATTTTAGCTGGGTTGGGCAATTGGGCTGAGTTTTGGTTTGACTGATTAATTGGGCTGATTTTCAGCTTGGTTGATCAATCTGGGAGAGTTTTGGCTTGGTTGATCAATCAGGCTGAGTTTTGGTTTGACTGATTAATTGGGCTGATTTTCAGCTTGGTTGATCAATCAGGGAGAGTTTTGGCTTGGCTGATCAATCAGGCTGAGTTTTGGTTTGACTGATTAATTGGGCTGATTTTCAGCTTGGTTGATCAATCAGGGAGAGTTTTGGCTTGGCTGATCAATCAGGCTGAGTTTTGGTTTGACTGATTAATTGGGCTGATTTTCAGCTTGGTTGATCAATCAGGGAGAGTTTTGGCTTGGCTGATCAATCGGGCTGAGTTTTGGTTTGACTGATTAATTGGGCTGATTTTCAGCTTGGTTGATCAATCAGGGAGAGTTTTGGCTTGGCTGATCAATCGGGCTGAGTTTTGGTTTGACTGATTAATTGGGCTGATTTTCAGCTTGGTTGATCAATCAGGGAGAGTTTTGGCTTGGTTGATCAATCGGGCTGAGTTTTGGTTTGACTGATTAATTGGGCTGATTTTCAGCTTGGTTGATCAATCAGGGAGAGTTTTGGCTTGGCTGATCAATCGGGCTGAGTTTTGGTTTGACTGATTAATTGGGCTGATTTTCAGCTTGGTTGATCAATCAGGGAGAGTTTTGGCTTGGCTGATCAATCAGGCTGAGTTTTGGTTTGACGGATTAATCTAGTTGATTTTTGGCTTGGTTGATCAATTAGGCTGAATTTTAGCTGGGTTGGGCAATTGGGCTGAGTTTTGGTTTGACTGATTAATTGGGCTGATTTTCAGCTTGGTTGATCAATCTGGGAGAGTTTTGGCTTGGCTGATCAATCAGGCTGAGTTTTGGTTTGACTGATTAATTGGGCTGATTTTCAGCTTGGTTGATCAATCAGGGAGAGTTTTGGGTTGGCTGATCAATCAGGCTGAGTTTTGGTTTGACGGATTAATCTAGTTGATTTTTGGCTTGGTTGATCAATTAGGCTGAATTTTAGCTGGGTTGGGCAATTGGGCTGAGTTTTGGTTTGACTGATTAATTGGGCTGATTTTCAGCTTGGTTGATCAATCTGGGAGAGTTTTGGCTTGGCTGATCAATCAGGCTGAGTTTTGGTTTGACTGATTAATTGGGCTGATTTTCAGCTTGGTTGATCAATCAGGGAGAGTTTTGGCTTGGCTGATCAATCGGGCTGAGTTTTGGTTTGACTGATTAATTGGGCTGATTTTCAGCTTGGTTGATCAATCAGGGAGAGTTTTGGCTTGGCTGATCAATCAGGCTGAGTTTTGGTTTGACGGATTAATCTAGTTGATTTTTGGCTTGGTTGATCAATTAGGCTGAATTTTAGCTGGGTTGGGCAATTGGGCTGAGTTTTGGTTTGACTGATTAATTGGGCTGATTTTCAGCTTGGTTGATCAATCAGGGAGAGTTTTGGCTTGGCTGATCAATCAGGCTGAGTTTTGGCTTGGCTGATCAATCAGGCTGAGTTTTGGTTTGACTGATTAATTGGGCTGATTTTCAGCTTGGTTGATCAATCAGGGAGAGTTTTGGCTTGGCTGATCAATCAGGCTGAGTTTTGGTTTGACGGATTAATCTAGTTGTTTTTTGGCTTGGTTGATCAATTAGGCTGAATTTTAGCTGGGTTGGGCAATTGGGCTGAGTTTTGGTTTGACTGATTAATTGGGCTGATTTTCAGCTTGGTTGATCAATCAGGGAGAGTTTTGGCTTGGCTGATCAATCGGGCTGAGTTTTGGTTTGACTGATTAATTGGGCTGATTTTCAGCTTGGTTGATCAATCAGGGAGAGTTTTGGCTTGGCTGATCAATCAGGCTGAGTTTTGGTTTGACTGATTAATTGGGCTGATTTTCAGCTTGGTTGATCAATCAGGGAGAGTTTTGGCTTGGCTGATCAATCGGGCTGAGTTTTGGTTTGACTGATTAATTGGGCTGATTTTCAGCTTGGTTGATCAATCAGGGAGAGTTTTGGCTTGGCTGATCAATCAGGCTGAGTTTTGGTTTGACTGATTAATTGGGCTGATTTTCAGCTTGGTTGATCAATCAGGGAGAGTTTTGGCTTGGCTGATCAATCGGGCTGAGTTTTGGTTTAACTGATTAATTGGGCTGATTTTCAGCTTGGTTGATCAATCAGGGAGAGTTTTGGCTTGGCTGATCAATCGGGCTGAGTTTTGGTTTGACTGATTAATTGGGCTGATTTTCAGCTTGGTTGATCAATCAGGGAGAGTTTTGGCTTGGCTGATCAATCGGGCTGAGTTTTGGTTTGACTGATTAATTGGGCTGATTTTCAGCTTGGTTGATCAATCAGGGAGAGTTTTGGCTTGGCTGATCAATCAGGCTGAGTTTTGGTTTGACGGATTAATCTAGTTGATTTTTGGCTTGGTTGATCAATTAGGCTGAATTTTAGCTGGGTTGGGCAATTGGGCTGAGTTTTGGTTTGACTGATTAATTGGGCTGATTTTCAGCTTGGTTGATCAATCTGGGAGAGTTTTGGCTTGGCTGATCAATCAGACTGAGTTTTGGTTTGACTGATTAATTGGGCTGATTTTCAGCTTGGTTGATCAATCAGGGAGATTTTTGGCTTGGCTGATCAATCAGGCTGAGTTTTGGTTTGACGGATTAATCTAGTTGATTTTTGGCTTGGTTGATCAATTAGGCTGAATTTTAGCTGGGTTGGGCAATTGGGCTGAGTTTTGGTTTGACTGATTAATTGGGCTGATTTTCAGCTTGGTTGATCAATCTGGGAGAGTTTTGGCTTGGCTGATCAATCAGGCTGAGTTTTGGTTTGACTGATTAATTGGGCTGATTTTCAGCTTGGTTGATCAATCAGGGAGAGTTTTGGCTTGGCTGATCAATCAGGCTGAGTTTTGATTTGACTGATTAATTGGGCTGATTTTCAGCTTGGTTGATCAATCAGGGAGAGTTTTGGCTTGGCTGATCAATCAGGCTGAGTTTTGGTTTGACTGATTAATTGGGCTGATTTTCAGCTTGGTTGATCAATCAGGGAGAGTTTTGGCTTGGCTGATCAATCAGGCTGAGTTTTGGTTTGACGGATTAATCTAGTTGATTTTTGGCTTGGTTGATCAATTAGGCTGAATTTTAGCTGGGTTGGGCAATTGGGCTGAGTTTTGGTTTGACTGATTAATTGGGCTGATTTTCAGCTTGGTTGATCAATCTGGGAGAGTTTTGGCTTGGCTGATCAATCAGGCTGAGTTTTGGTTTGACTGATTAATTGGGCTGATTTTCAGCTTGGTTGATCAATCAGGGAGAGTTTTGGCTTGGCTGATCAATCAGGCTGAGTTTTGATTTGACTGATTAATTGGGCTGATTTTCAGCTTGGTTGATCAATCAGGGAGAGTTTTGGCTTGGCTGATCAATCAGGCTGAGTTTTGGTTTGACTGATTAATTGGGCTGATTTTCAGCTTGGTTGATCAATCAGGGAGAGTTTTGGCTTGGCTGATCAATCAGGCTGAGTTTTGGTTTGACGGATTAATCTAGTTGATTTTTGGCTTGGTTGATCAATTAGGCTGAATTTTAGCTGGGTTGGGCAATTGGGCTGAGTTTTGGTTTGACTGATTAATTGGGCTGATTTTCAGCTTGGTTGATCAATCAGGGAGAGTTTTGGCTTGGCTGATCAATCAGGCTGAGTTTTGGTTTGACGGATTAATCTAGTTGATTTTTGGCTTGGTTGATCAATTAGGCTGAATTTTAGCTGGGTTGGGCAATTGGGCTGAGTTTTGGCTTGACTGCTCAATCTGGCTGAGATTTGGCTCGACTGCTCCATCGGGCCAAGTTTTGGCTTAGCTGATCAATTGGGATGATTTTTGATTTGGCTAAGTTTTGGCTTGGCACATCAATCGTGCTGAATTCTGGCTTGGCTAATCAATCGGGTGAGTTTTGGCTTGACTGCTCAATCGGGCCGAGTTTTAGCTTGGCTGATATATCAGGAAAAGTTTAGGCTTAGCTCATAAATTGGGCTGATTCTGGCGTGGCTGATCAATTGGGATAAATTCTAATCTGGCCGAGTTTTGGTTTGGCTCATCAATCGAGCCAAATTCTGGCTTGGCTCATCAAACAAGCCGAATTCTGGCTTGGCTCATCAATCAGGCTGAATTCTTCCTTGGCTGATCAACTAGGCCGAGTTTTGACTTGACTACTCAATAGGGCTGAGTTTTGGCTTGGCTGATTCATCTGGATAAATTCTGGTTTGGCTGAGTTTTGGATTGGATCATCAATTTGGCTGAATTCTCGCTTGGCTGATCAATCGGGCTGAGTTTAGTCCTGGTTAAGCAATTGGGCTGAATTTTGGCCTGGTTGATCAATCAGGGAGAGTTTTGGCTTGGCTGATTAATCGGGCTAGGTTTTGGTTTGACTGATCAATCAGGTTGAATTTTGGTGTGGCTGGTCAATTGGGCTGAGTTTTGGCTTGACTGCTCAACCAAGCTGAATTTTGGCTTGGCTGCTCAATTGGGCTGAATTTTGGATTGGCTACTGAATTTGGCTGACCGGCTGAATTTGGCTTGACTGCTCAATTGGGCTGAGTTTTGGCTTGACTGCTCAATTGGGCTGAGTTTTTGCTTGACTGCTCAATCGGGCTGAGTTTTGGCTTGACTGCTCAATCGGGCTGAGTTAAATTAGCTAGACTGCTCAATCGGGCTGAGTTTTAGCTTGACTGCTCAATCTGGCCGAGTTCAGGCTTGACTGCTCAATCTGGCCGAGTTTTGGCTTAACTGCTTACTCGGGGCTAGTTTTGTCTTGGCTGATCAATCGGAATAAATTTTGGTTTGGCTGAGTTTTGGCTTGGCTTGTTAATTCTGGCTTAGCTCATTAATTGAGCTGAATTCTTCCTTGGCTCATCAATCAGGCTTTCTTTTGGCTTGACTGCCCCATCGAGCTGAGTTTTTCCTTGGCTGATCAATAAGGATTAATTTTCGATTGGCATAGTTTGGGCTTGGCTCATCAATCAGGCTGAATTCTTCCTTATCTCATCAATCGGGGTGAGTTTTAGCTTGGCTGATCAATCAGGAAAAATTTTGGTTTGGCTGAATTCTGGCTTGGCTGATCCATCGGAGAAAGTTTTGGCTTGGACTGAAATTAGGAATTTTAACTATATAGCCCAGTGCTCGAACCTGTGATGACATTCAGCAGACAACTACTACTCAGGGGGAAACCCTGACTGCTAAAAAATGCCCGATGTCACCGGCACGTAAGACTATCTAACATCATTCGGAATTACAtttatgaaatttggacacatatgACCCAGCGCTGGGGCAAGGGAGGACAATCACCTCTGGACCATggaactatgtaaaaaaaaatgttggataGAAATATGGAACATTTGAAGTGGGAATACGGTAAAGTAAAAGGCTAGAAAGTGGGGGGGGGGTAAATAAAGGCACTACCACTATACGAGAGCCTTAATGCCAGACACAGGGCTTGCAACGTCCTCCCAAAAATTATTAAAACACCTTAATATACCCATCGATctcatatataatacacatataatgtatatatagaaatatatatatatatacatatatatacatatatatatatatatatatatatatatatatatatatatatatatatatatatatatatacaaatctctacCACACATTCGGAtcgaaatgaaaggcaaggtagccATCAAACATGATACCTCGTGTGGa
The DNA window shown above is from Palaemon carinicauda isolate YSFRI2023 chromosome 37, ASM3689809v2, whole genome shotgun sequence and carries:
- the LOC137629164 gene encoding uncharacterized protein, translated to MGTITIALALCIAIQLALGFVIQPPLIRTPSLDPETMCSTIKFVDSKRKSTVRESVLRHLCQVGVSHVDLDGIRKQFAIFNLHRDGFESAPRWYSGDAPDVVNNKYWAVNDVEQLDTSKHHWYTHGLPMWPLPYQDLANASTPKILSIPKKKPIDWPNYGMATPIYYAAKAWRNQAWSLEEFFQQMKKKSPFKSHKDYHKLAKSLVETIDSQQVENYSEWPFFKYSLKSMAQSMVRRNKGLCPDELYIYFRMTPCHPKEAQHLSCTQAALAARTILTEINCRATDVIVGYTEEYNNNALRK